A portion of the Ascaphus truei isolate aAscTru1 chromosome 14, aAscTru1.hap1, whole genome shotgun sequence genome contains these proteins:
- the LRRC15 gene encoding leucine-rich repeat-containing protein 15, giving the protein MMKLKSHIIFIFCSLIIPLISGQCPEECHCPRPGQVDCSGPEITEIPSSIPQNIRTLQIINTEVTELQNGVLQNMTALLILRIEKNELSTLGSKAFSNLISLRYLSLSNNKLHELYSTLFEDLGKLETLILSNNQLSQIHSSLFTPLNSLKDLQLLGNGLRSIPDGAFDQMRGLLKLNLAKNSLTHLPSQALHKVTKLQTLRLYENQLTDIPEGFLNKLSSLQEVGLHNNKISRLSVDVFSNNQNVQKVFLSNNEITTLHPGTFVNLPEVSKLTLYGNVIREISAGVFGPMRKLKELWLYDNQFEELAENVFSNLTQVQLLILSRNAIHSISTNAFNGLNELLELSLHTNALTTLNRNVFRALPKLQNVSLHNNKIGNLPKALFRNMGNMINIQLQNNSLENLPEGFFDSLGHLNEVKLFDNPWKCDLGLLPLKKWISQNQHKLGNLSELVCTNPSFKGVPISEINEQQLAFQPSTRGPEMSHSTASPDTSSADILPTSEGPSQATTTSKHMETSQNEDVFDKSITESTIMPSNDDIEKELRENHLLRGVVVAIIVLCCIAFIATVIAYILYNKKKKSHAVLMRMKQQSEA; this is encoded by the coding sequence ATGATGAAGTTGAAATCACACATTATCTTCATTTTCTGTTCCCTTATTATTCCGTTGATTTCTGGACAGTGCCCTGAAGAATGCCATTGCCCCAGACCTGGACAAGTAGACTGCTCCGGCCCTGAGATTACGGAGATTCCCAGTTCCATTCCTCAGAACATCAGAACCCTGCAGATAATAAATACTGAAGTAACTGAGCTACAAAACGGCGTTTTACAAAACATGACCGCATTACTAATTCTGAGGATTGAAAAAAATGAGCTCTCAACCCTGGGATCTAAAGCGTTCTCCAACCTCATTTCTCTCCGTTACCTTAGTCTGTCCAACAACAAGCTGCATGAATTATATAGTACTTTGTTTGAAGATCTGGGCAAACTGGAGACCCTTATTTTATCAAACAACCAACTAAGCCAAATTCATTCTTCACTGTTTACACCTCTAAATAGTTTAAAAGACCTTCAGCTGTTGGGAAATGGTCTGCGTTCTATACCGGACGGGGCGTTTGACCAGATGAGGGGTCTTCTTAAACTGAATTTAGCGAAAAACAGTCTCACACACCTACCTTCCCAAGCTCTGCATAAAGTAACTAAGCTTCAAACTCTGAGACTGTATGAAAATCAACTCACGGATATTCCTGAAGGATTCTTGAATAAACTTAGCAGTCTTCAGGAGGTTGGATTACACAACAACAAGATCAGCCGTTTATCAGTTGATGTTTTTTCAAACAATCAGAATGTACAGAAAGTGTTCTTATCGAATAATGAGATCACAACATTGCACCCGGGCACATTTGTGAATTTACCAGAGGTCTCCAAGCTTACGTTATATGGAAATGTGATCAGAGAGATTTCTGCTGGAGTATTTGGGCCAATGCGGAAACTAAAAGAGCTGTGGCTTTATGATAACCAATTTGAGGAACTTGCAGAAAATGTATTTAGCAACTTAACCCAGGTACAGCTGCTAATTCTAAGCAGGAATGCGATACATTCCATTTCAACAAATGCCTTCAATGGATTAAATGAACTTCTTGAGCTTTCACTTCATACAAATGCTCTTACCACTTTGAACCGAAATGTTTTCAGGGCTTTACCCAAGTTACAGAACGTTTCCCTCCACAATAACAAGATTGGAAATCTTCCTAAAGCTCTCTTTAGAAACATGGGCAATATGATAAACATACAGCTACAAAACAACTCGCTGGAGAATCTTCCAGAGGGTTTCTTTGATTCATTGGGGCATCTAAATGAAGTGAAGTTATTCGACAACCCATGGAAATGTGACCTTGGTCTCCTTCCTCTCAAGAAGTGGATTTCCCAAAACCAGCACAAACTCGGGAACCTCAGTGAGCTTGTGTGCACAAACCCATCTTTCAAGGGCGTGCCCATTTCTGAAATAAATGAACAACAATTAGCATTTCAGCCTTCTACCAGAGGCCCAGAGATGtcccattccacagcttcacctGATACAAGTAGTGCTGATATACTCCCAACATCTGAAGGACCAAGTCAGGCAACCACAACCTCTAAGCATATGGAAACATCACAGAATGAAGATGTTTTTGATAAATCCATTACAGAATCAACCATTATGCCCTCTAATGATGACATTGAAAAAGAACTTAGGGAAAATCATCTACTAAGAGGTGTAGTTGTTGCAATAATAGTCTTGTGTTGTATAGCTTTTATTGCCACTGTTATTGCATATATACTATATAACAAGAAGAAGAAAAGCCACGCAGTTCTTATGAGAATGAAGCAACAGAGTGAGGCATGA